The following are encoded in a window of Aerococcus sanguinicola genomic DNA:
- a CDS encoding nuclease-related domain-containing protein produces the protein MTRKESLTLQYFRTLKKYQQLTPEGHKKLDHFERGFEGELAFDHMLEQIDVHPLAHYRNWQYQDAYIEIDSLLVFPSSLCLIEVKNYRAQVSCRDRRWSFNNYPGERDICQQLLKSQLFMENLLAEHQLSINLEAKIYFANPYNYPDLDDSVTKNVLLPHQARDYFQSLSQEKFNPEINSLCYLLEEIKCPPFSNELEDFQKFYPGFHCSICGNKLNIFRYYLACSCGHTLSKDEAVLELINDYALLFPNRTLNGTAIQDFACGKVSYYKIHQILQRHFTYLKGKNPKQFQNPYSPQTIEQ, from the coding sequence ATGACTAGAAAAGAATCCTTGACGCTACAGTATTTTCGCACTTTAAAGAAATATCAACAACTAACACCTGAAGGCCATAAAAAACTGGACCATTTCGAACGAGGTTTTGAGGGGGAATTAGCTTTCGACCACATGTTGGAGCAAATAGATGTCCACCCCCTCGCTCATTATCGCAACTGGCAATACCAAGATGCTTATATTGAGATCGATTCGCTCCTGGTATTTCCTTCAAGCCTTTGTTTAATCGAAGTGAAAAATTACCGCGCTCAAGTCAGCTGCCGAGACCGCCGCTGGAGCTTTAACAACTATCCCGGAGAGCGCGATATTTGCCAACAGTTACTCAAATCCCAGCTCTTCATGGAAAACTTATTAGCAGAGCATCAATTATCAATCAATCTAGAGGCCAAAATATATTTTGCCAATCCCTATAACTATCCTGATTTGGATGATTCGGTAACTAAGAATGTGCTGCTCCCCCACCAAGCTCGAGATTATTTTCAATCCTTAAGCCAAGAAAAGTTCAACCCGGAAATAAATTCTCTTTGCTATTTATTAGAAGAAATAAAATGTCCTCCATTCTCAAATGAATTAGAAGATTTTCAGAAGTTTTACCCAGGTTTTCATTGCAGTATCTGTGGTAACAAGCTCAATATTTTTCGTTATTATCTTGCATGTTCCTGCGGTCATACTCTCTCTAAGGATGAAGCTGTCTTAGAGCTCATCAATGATTACGCCCTTCTTTTTCCAAATCGAACATTGAATGGTACAGCTATTCAAGATTTTGCTTGTGGTAAAGTGAGCTATTACAAAATCCATCAAATTCTCCAACGCCATTTCACCTATCTAAAAGGGAAAAATCCAAAGCAATTTCAAAACCCTTACTCTCCACAAACAATCGAACAATAG